In the genome of Streptomyces sp. Q6, the window CCGCCGCGTGACCCCGTCAGCGTGCCGTCAAGACCCGCGCGCCGTGGATCAGCGTCACGTCAAGAGGGGTGACTCGGGGCGGGCACCGGCCTAGCGTGCGCTGCATGCGACACAGTGCGAGGACACGAGGGGCGCGGGTCGGCAGGTGGCCGGCCCGGCCCACGGCCACCGTCACCGTCACCGACCGGAACTGGACGGGCGAGCTGCGGGCCGCCCTGTTCTGCTCCTTCGGCCTGGCCGCGCTCGTGCTGACCATCGACGCGGCCAACTCCACGCTCACCCCGGCCCGTACGGCGATGTGGGTCGGCCTCTCCCTGCTGCTGCACGCCGTTCTGCACCCGCAGCGCGTCACGGCGGGGCCGGGCTGGCTCGCCGTGCGCGGGCTGGTGCGGCGGGCCCACGTCTGCACGGATCTGCTGGTGTCGGCGCGGCGCGCGGACGGGGTCGCGCCGCGGCTCGTCCTGCGGGACGCCCTCGGCGGCCGGGTCGAGCTGGACCCGAAGATCCTCACCGGCAATCCGCTGCTGTGGCACCGCGTCGAGACGGGGGCCGCGCGGGCCCGCGCCAGCGGCCTCCTCGTCTGCGGCGACGAGCTGCTGCGCGGACTGGGCGCGCGGGTCGACGGCGACGTGGCGAAGGCCGTCTTCGAGGCGTCGGGCCTCGACTGAGCCGCCGCAGGAGGCCGTCAGCCCTTGAGGGACCCGTACTCCACCCCGGTCAGCTGCTCCGACGCGGCCCAGAGGCGTTCCCCCGCCGTGTCGTCGAGCGTCCACGGCGCGCGCCACGACGGGGCCGGCGCCCCACGCCACATGAGGTGGCGCGGCCCGTAGAAGCCGTCGGGACGCACCTCGGGCGCCGTCGCCGCGTACAGCGTGGGCAGCGCGCCCCGGTGTGCGGGCTGCGCGACGATCCGGTTGCCGATCTCGACGAATCGCTCGGCCGCCTTGCGGCCCTCCATCCTGACGCCGCGCGTCTGGAGCGACGTGGCGGCGTATCCGGGGTGCGCGGCCGCGGCCACGAGGTCGACCCCGGTGGCGGCCGCCCGGCGGGCGAGTTCGTGGACGTACAGCAGGTTGGCCGTCTTGGAGCGGGCGTACGCCACCCAACGGCGGTAGCGCCGCTCGCTGTTGAGGTCGCCGATGTCGATGTTCGCGAGGGCGTGCAGGCCGCTGGAGACGGAGACGACGCGTGGCGCGGGCGCCTCTAGGATGCTCGGCAGGAGCAGTCCGGTCAGGGCGAAGTGCCCGAGGTGGTTGACGCCGAACTGGGTCTCGAAGCCGTCGGCCGTGCGCCCGTACGGCAGCGCCATGACGCCCGCGTTGTCG includes:
- a CDS encoding oxidoreductase, producing MSGWNASDIPDQSGRTAVVTGANSGIGYVTARELARAGARVVLACRSEPRGIEARDRIRSEVPDADAEFAPLDLGDLASVRDFAAAWGDRPLHLLVDNAGVMALPYGRTADGFETQFGVNHLGHFALTGLLLPSILEAPAPRVVSVSSGLHALANIDIGDLNSERRYRRWVAYARSKTANLLYVHELARRAAATGVDLVAAAAHPGYAATSLQTRGVRMEGRKAAERFVEIGNRIVAQPAHRGALPTLYAATAPEVRPDGFYGPRHLMWRGAPAPSWRAPWTLDDTAGERLWAASEQLTGVEYGSLKG